A DNA window from Vigna angularis cultivar LongXiaoDou No.4 chromosome 1, ASM1680809v1, whole genome shotgun sequence contains the following coding sequences:
- the LOC108320127 gene encoding ankyrin repeat-containing protein At2g01680: MMESKGVRFLAYQSIFSSVGSGDFDGVKKLVEKVKNEEGSSLSDVMSLQNDAGESALYIAAENNLQEIFSYLLNSCDFEAVKIRSKSDMNAFHVAAKRGHLDIVRELLSTWPEVCNLCDSSNTSPLYSAAVQDHLDVVNAILDVDVSSMFIVRKNGKTSLHNAARYGVVRIVKALIARDPGIVCIKDKKGQTALHMAVKGQCTSVVEEILLADSSILNERDKKGNTALHMATRKCRSQIVILLLSYSAVDVNAINKQQETALDLADKLPYGDSALEIQEALAEYGAKHARHVGQVDEAMELKRTVSDIKHEVQSQLIQNETTRRRVSGIAKELKKLHREAVQNTINSVTVVAVLFASIAFLAIFNLPGQYQVQPGEEIGKAKIADHLSFQVFCFLNSTSLFISLAVVVVQITLVAWDTRAQKQLVSVVNKLMWAACACTCGAFLAIAFEVVGGKTWMAITITLLGVPILVGTLLSMSYFVFRQHFGIFRSDSQRRIKRASGSKSFSWSYSANISDLDEYDSDIEKIYAL, encoded by the exons aTGATGGAGTCAAAGGGTGTGCGGTTCTTAGCGTACCAATCAATATTTTCGAGTGTTGGATCTGGGGACTTTGATGGGGTGAAGAAACTGGTGGAGAAAGTGAAGAACGAAGAAGGGTCATCTCTCTCTGATGTGATGTCTCTTCAGAACGATGCTGGAGAAAGTGCACTTTACATCGCTGCAGAGAATAATCTGCAAGAGATTTTCAGCTACTTGCTCAACTCGTGTGACTTTGAAGCCGTCAAGATTCGCTCCAAGTCTGACATGAACGCCTTTCATGTTGCTGCCAAACGTGGTCATCTAG ATATTGTGAGGGAGCTTTTGAGTACTTGGCCTGAGGTCTGCAATTTATGCGACTCCTCAAATACCAGTCCTCTATATTCTGCTGCAGTTCAAGACCACTTGGATGTGGTGAATGCCATCTTGGATGTTGATGTCAGTTCAATGTTTATTGTTAGGAAAAACGGAAAAACTTCGTTGCACAATGCTGCTCGATATGGCGTGGTTCGTATTGTAAAAGCACTTATTGCTCGGGATCCAGGAATTGTAtgcataaaagataaaaaaggtCAAACTGCACTTCATATGGCTGTCAAAGGACAGTGTACTTCAGTGGTGGAGGAGATATTACTTGCTGATTCTTCTATATTGAATGAGCGAGATAAAAAGGGCAATACAGCTCTTCACATGGCTACAAGGAAATGCCGTTCACAG ATAGTGATCCTTTTGCTAAGCTATTCTGCCGTGGATGTTAATGCCATCAACAAGCAGCAGGAAACAGCGTTGGATTTGGCAGATAAACTGCCATACGGAGATTCAGCTTTGGAAATCCAAGAAGCACTTGCAGAATACGGAGCGAAGCATGCAAGACATGTTGGACAAGTAGACGAAGCGATGGAGCTTAAAAGAACAGTGAGTGACATAAAACATGAGGTGCAGTCACAACTTATACAAAACGAAACAACTCGTCGACGGGTTTCTGGAATTGCCAAGGAACTGAAGAAACTTCATAGAGAGGCAGTTCAAAACACCATTAATTCTGTCACAGTGGTTGCTGTTCTTTTTGCCTCAATAGCCTTCTTGGCCATCTTCAATTTGCCGGGACAATATCAAGTGCAACCCGGAGAAGAGATTGGAAAAGCTAAGATAGCCGATCATCTTAGTTTCCAAGTTTTTTGCTTTCTGAATTCCACGTCCCTTTTCATTTCTCTTGCAGTTGTCGTAGTTCAAATCACTTTGGTGGCTTGGGACACAAGGGCTCAAAAGCAGCTTGTGTCAGTGGTTAACAAGTTGATGTGGGCTGCATGTGCTTGCACTTGTGGTGCTTTTCTAGCCATAGCTTTTGAGGTTGTTGGAGGGAAAACGTGGATGGCTATCACCATAACCCTTTTGGGAGTACCTATTCTAGTAGGGACTCTGTTAAGCATGTCCTACTTTGTTTTTCGACAACATTTCGGTATTTTCCGCAGTGATTCCCAGAGACGCATCAAGAGAGCAAGTGGAAGCAAATCTTTTTCATGGTCTTACTCTGCAAATATATCAGACTTGGATGAATACGATTCTGACATTGAGAAGATCTATGCACTGTGA